One part of the Mycobacterium marinum genome encodes these proteins:
- a CDS encoding TauD/TfdA dioxygenase family protein, translating to MTDPVTVKKLGSRIGAQVDGVSLGADLDAAAVDQIRAALLEHKVIFFRNQHHLDDQQQLQFAGLLGTPIGHPAAAAALPDAPIITPINSEWGKANRWHTDVTFAANYPAASILRAVTLPNYGGSTLWANTATAYAELPEPLKCLVENLWALHTNRYDYVANEAVQALTDTQQAFRQAFQKPDFRTEHPVVRVHPETGERTLLAGDFVRGFVGLDSQESSALFELLQRRITSPENTIRWNWESGDVAIWDNRATQHRAIDDYDDQHRLLHRVTLMGDVPVDVHGQRSRVISGAPLALAG from the coding sequence ATGACAGACCCGGTAACAGTCAAGAAGCTCGGCAGCCGGATAGGCGCCCAAGTCGATGGGGTCAGCCTCGGAGCCGATCTCGACGCGGCCGCCGTCGACCAGATCCGCGCGGCACTGCTCGAGCACAAGGTGATCTTCTTCCGCAACCAACACCACCTCGATGACCAGCAACAACTCCAGTTCGCCGGGTTGTTGGGCACTCCGATCGGCCACCCGGCCGCGGCAGCCGCGCTGCCCGATGCGCCGATCATCACGCCGATCAACTCCGAGTGGGGCAAGGCCAACCGCTGGCACACCGACGTCACCTTCGCCGCGAACTATCCGGCGGCCTCGATCCTGCGCGCGGTCACTCTGCCCAACTACGGCGGGTCGACCCTGTGGGCGAACACCGCGACGGCCTACGCCGAACTACCCGAACCGCTCAAGTGCCTCGTGGAGAACCTGTGGGCACTGCACACCAACCGCTACGACTACGTGGCCAACGAGGCGGTCCAGGCATTGACCGACACCCAACAGGCGTTCCGGCAGGCATTCCAGAAACCCGATTTCCGCACCGAACATCCGGTGGTGCGGGTGCACCCCGAAACGGGCGAACGCACGCTGTTGGCCGGCGACTTCGTCCGCGGTTTCGTCGGTCTGGACAGCCAGGAATCGAGCGCGCTGTTCGAACTGCTGCAACGGCGAATCACCTCGCCAGAGAACACCATCCGCTGGAATTGGGAATCAGGTGACGTGGCCATCTGGGATAACCGGGCAACCCAGCATCGGGCCATCGACGACTACGACGACCAGCATCGGCTGTTGCACCGGGTGACGCTGATGGGCGACGTTCCGGTCGACGTGCACGGGCAGCGCAGCCGAGTGATCAGCGGAGCACCGCTGGCGCTGGCCGGCTAG
- a CDS encoding TetR/AcrR family transcriptional regulator, which translates to MTTGSAIRSRKTPTGREEVAAAVLEAAADLFAERGPAATSIRDIAARSKVNHGLVFRHFGAKEQLVGAVLDYLGTHLTELLRAGTPADGLERALDRQMRVWARTLLDGYPAEQLQTRFPNVAELLDQVRVHHGDDTTARLAVANAIALRLGWRLFEPMLRSATGLDELADADLRQAVTDEVARIIEPSGRG; encoded by the coding sequence GTGACTACAGGTTCGGCAATCCGTTCTCGAAAGACCCCCACCGGACGGGAAGAGGTGGCCGCGGCGGTGCTGGAAGCCGCCGCGGACCTGTTCGCCGAGCGGGGCCCGGCGGCGACGTCCATCCGCGATATCGCGGCCCGATCGAAGGTCAACCACGGGTTGGTGTTTCGCCACTTCGGCGCAAAAGAACAACTGGTCGGGGCCGTGCTTGACTACCTGGGCACCCACCTGACGGAGCTGTTGCGTGCGGGGACACCCGCCGATGGCCTCGAGCGGGCGCTGGATCGGCAGATGCGAGTGTGGGCGCGCACCCTGCTCGACGGATATCCGGCCGAGCAGCTGCAGACGCGCTTTCCCAATGTCGCCGAGCTACTCGACCAGGTGCGTGTCCATCACGGCGACGACACCACCGCGCGGCTGGCGGTCGCCAATGCCATCGCGCTGCGCCTGGGCTGGCGCCTGTTCGAACCCATGCTGCGCTCGGCGACCGGTCTGGACGAACTGGCCGACGCCGATCTGCGGCAGGCGGTGACCGATGAGGTCGCGCGCATCATCGAACCGTCAGGTCGCGGTTGA
- a CDS encoding glycoside hydrolase family 65 protein has product MISEEAFPVEPWQVRETRLDLNLLAQSESIFALSNGHIGLRGNLDEGEPYGLPGTYLNSFFEIRPLPYAEAGYGYPEAGQTVVDVTNGKILRLLVDDEPFDVRYGELLSHERILDLRAGTLTRRTHWRSPADKQVKVVSTRLVSLSHRSVAAIEYIVEAVDDFARITVQSELVTNEDQPETSDDPRVSAILEHPLQAVDHENTECGALLMHRTHSSALMMAAAMDHEVEVPGRVEITTDARPDLARTTVICGLRPGQKLRIVKYLAYGWSSLRSRPALRDQVAGALHGARYSGWQGLIDTQRSYLDEFWDSADVEVEGDPECQQAVRFGLFHLLQASARAERRAIPSKGLTGTGYDGHAFWDSEGFVLPVLTYTAPHAVADALRWRASTLDLAKERAAELGLDGASFPWRTIRGEECSAYWPAGTAAWHINADIAMAFERYRTVTGDHSLEKDCGLAVLIETARLWISLGHHDRHGIWHLDGVTGPDEYTAIVRDNVFTNLMAAHNLITAADACLRHPEAAQDMGVTTEETAAWRDAADAVNIPYDEELGVHQQCEGFTTLAEWDFETNTTYPLLLHEAYVRLYPTQVIKQADLVLAMQWQSHAFTAEQKARNVDYYERRMVRDSSLSACTQAVMCAEVGHLELAHDYAYEAALIDLRDLHRNTRDGLHMASLAGAWTALVGGFGRLRDDEGILSIDPQLPDGISRLRFRLRWRGYRLTVDATHANVTFTLRDGPGAELTIRHADKDLGLSSAKPTTIAVHKHKPLLPPPSQPPGREPVHRRNMAAKLWASTAT; this is encoded by the coding sequence ATGATCAGCGAAGAAGCCTTTCCCGTCGAACCGTGGCAGGTTCGCGAGACGCGGCTGGACTTGAATCTGCTGGCCCAGTCCGAGTCGATCTTCGCCCTGTCCAACGGGCATATCGGCTTGCGCGGCAACCTCGACGAGGGTGAGCCCTACGGCCTGCCGGGCACCTACCTCAACTCGTTTTTCGAGATCCGCCCGCTGCCCTATGCCGAAGCCGGGTACGGCTACCCGGAGGCCGGCCAGACCGTCGTCGACGTCACCAACGGCAAGATCCTGCGACTGCTGGTCGACGACGAACCCTTCGACGTGCGCTATGGCGAATTGCTCTCCCATGAGCGCATTCTCGATCTGCGCGCCGGGACACTGACCCGCCGCACCCACTGGCGCTCGCCGGCGGACAAGCAGGTCAAGGTCGTATCGACCCGGCTGGTATCGCTGTCGCATCGCAGCGTCGCGGCCATCGAGTACATCGTGGAGGCCGTCGACGACTTCGCCCGGATAACCGTGCAGTCCGAACTGGTCACCAACGAGGACCAGCCGGAAACCTCGGATGACCCGCGCGTGTCGGCAATCCTGGAGCACCCGCTGCAGGCCGTCGACCACGAGAACACCGAGTGCGGAGCGCTTCTGATGCACCGCACCCACAGCAGCGCCCTGATGATGGCCGCCGCGATGGACCACGAGGTCGAGGTGCCCGGGCGGGTCGAGATCACCACCGACGCACGTCCCGACCTGGCCCGCACCACGGTGATCTGCGGGCTGCGGCCCGGACAGAAACTGCGCATCGTCAAGTACCTGGCGTATGGCTGGTCAAGTTTGCGTTCGCGCCCCGCGCTGCGCGACCAGGTCGCCGGGGCACTGCACGGTGCCCGCTACAGCGGTTGGCAGGGACTGATCGACACGCAGCGCTCCTACCTCGACGAGTTCTGGGACAGCGCGGACGTCGAGGTGGAGGGCGACCCGGAGTGCCAGCAAGCGGTACGGTTCGGGCTTTTCCACCTGTTACAGGCCAGCGCCCGCGCCGAGCGCCGGGCGATCCCGAGCAAGGGGCTGACCGGAACCGGCTATGACGGCCACGCTTTCTGGGACTCGGAAGGCTTCGTGCTGCCCGTGTTGACCTATACGGCACCACACGCGGTGGCCGACGCATTGCGGTGGCGGGCCTCGACATTGGACCTCGCCAAGGAGCGCGCGGCCGAACTCGGTCTGGACGGAGCGAGCTTTCCCTGGCGCACCATCCGCGGGGAGGAATGCTCGGCCTACTGGCCGGCCGGAACGGCCGCCTGGCACATCAACGCCGACATCGCCATGGCATTCGAGCGGTACCGCACCGTCACCGGCGATCATTCGCTGGAAAAGGATTGTGGCCTAGCGGTTTTGATCGAGACCGCCCGGCTGTGGATCTCGCTCGGCCACCACGACCGCCACGGTATCTGGCACCTGGACGGGGTCACCGGACCCGACGAGTACACAGCGATCGTTCGGGACAACGTCTTCACGAATCTGATGGCGGCCCACAACCTGATCACCGCGGCCGACGCCTGTCTGCGCCACCCCGAGGCCGCCCAGGACATGGGTGTCACCACCGAAGAGACGGCGGCCTGGCGGGATGCGGCCGACGCGGTGAACATCCCCTACGACGAAGAACTGGGCGTACACCAGCAGTGCGAGGGGTTCACCACCCTGGCCGAGTGGGACTTCGAAACCAATACGACCTACCCGCTGCTACTGCACGAGGCCTATGTGCGCCTCTACCCCACCCAGGTGATCAAGCAAGCCGATCTGGTGCTGGCGATGCAGTGGCAGAGCCACGCGTTTACGGCGGAGCAGAAGGCCCGCAATGTCGACTACTACGAGCGTCGCATGGTGCGCGACTCGTCGCTGTCGGCGTGCACCCAGGCGGTGATGTGCGCAGAAGTCGGGCATCTGGAGTTGGCCCACGACTACGCCTACGAGGCGGCGCTGATCGACCTGCGCGATCTGCATCGCAACACCCGCGACGGCCTGCACATGGCGTCGCTGGCCGGGGCCTGGACCGCGCTGGTCGGCGGTTTCGGCCGGCTGCGCGACGACGAGGGCATCCTGTCCATCGATCCGCAGCTGCCCGACGGCATTTCGCGATTGCGGTTCCGGCTGCGTTGGCGCGGATACCGGCTGACCGTCGACGCCACCCACGCCAACGTCACCTTCACCCTGCGGGACGGCCCGGGCGCGGAACTGACCATCCGCCATGCCGACAAGGATCTCGGGCTCAGCTCGGCCAAGCCGACCACCATTGCGGTGCACAAGCACAAACCGCTATTGCCACCACCATCCCAGCCACCAGGTCGCGAGCCGGTACACCGGCGCAACATGGCCGCCAAGTTGTGGGCTTCAACCGCGACCTGA
- a CDS encoding beta-phosphoglucomutase family hydrolase — MLGLPEKVRACLFDLDGVLTDTASVHTKAWKAMFDAYLSERAERTGEQFVPFDPAADYRQYVDGKKREDGVRSFLSSRGIQLPDGSPDDPGDLETVYGLGNRKNDMFQKVLKKDGVDVFEGSRRYLEAVSAAGLSIAVVSSSANTRDVLEITGLDRFIQQRVDGVRLREEHIAGKPAPDSYLRGAQLLDTAPDAAAVFEDAISGVQAGRAGNFGYVVGVDRVGQAQDLRRNGADVVITDLAELLQS, encoded by the coding sequence GTGCTGGGTCTCCCAGAGAAGGTCCGTGCCTGTCTGTTTGACCTGGATGGTGTGCTCACCGACACCGCCAGCGTCCATACCAAGGCCTGGAAAGCCATGTTCGACGCATACCTCTCCGAGCGTGCCGAGCGCACGGGCGAGCAGTTCGTCCCCTTCGACCCGGCCGCCGACTACCGGCAGTATGTGGACGGCAAGAAGCGAGAAGACGGGGTGCGCTCCTTTCTGAGCAGCCGGGGAATCCAGCTTCCCGACGGCAGTCCCGATGATCCCGGCGACCTCGAAACGGTGTACGGCCTGGGCAACCGCAAAAACGACATGTTCCAAAAGGTGCTGAAGAAAGACGGCGTGGATGTGTTCGAGGGTTCCCGGCGCTATCTCGAGGCAGTCTCGGCCGCGGGCCTGAGCATCGCCGTGGTGTCGTCGAGCGCCAATACCCGCGACGTGCTCGAAATCACCGGCCTGGACCGGTTCATCCAACAGCGGGTGGACGGCGTGAGGTTGCGCGAGGAACACATCGCGGGCAAGCCGGCTCCCGACTCCTACCTGCGGGGAGCGCAGCTGCTCGACACCGCCCCGGATGCGGCCGCAGTGTTTGAGGACGCAATTTCGGGCGTGCAGGCCGGTCGGGCCGGTAACTTCGGCTACGTGGTGGGTGTTGACCGAGTGGGCCAGGCGCAAGATTTGCGGCGCAACGGCGCCGACGTCGTAATAACCGATCTCGCCGAACTGCTGCAGTCATGA
- a CDS encoding nuclear transport factor 2 family protein, which translates to MHREQAIELAERLLQAWNTREVDRVVGCYTADVRYRDPNTRGFVEGSAALRHYLTKLFDRWQMHWTLREAYPLRHEDGAAVLWRASFRFIGRDTEVEIDGMDLALTHGDRLSRNDVYFDRTPLQRLAILAA; encoded by the coding sequence ATGCACCGAGAACAGGCCATCGAGCTGGCCGAGCGGCTCTTGCAAGCCTGGAACACCCGGGAAGTGGACCGCGTCGTCGGCTGCTACACCGCCGACGTTCGCTATCGCGACCCGAACACCCGCGGCTTCGTGGAGGGGTCTGCGGCCCTGCGCCACTACTTGACGAAGCTTTTCGACCGCTGGCAGATGCACTGGACCTTGCGAGAGGCCTATCCCCTGCGCCACGAGGACGGCGCCGCGGTGCTCTGGCGGGCCAGCTTCCGGTTCATCGGCCGCGATACCGAGGTCGAGATCGACGGCATGGATCTGGCTTTGACGCACGGCGATCGGCTGAGCCGAAATGACGTCTACTTCGATCGCACGCCATTGCAGCGCCTGGCCATCCTCGCCGCCTGA
- a CDS encoding TetR/AcrR family transcriptional regulator — MAGTRTTARAGGDRRAAITEAALNRFLSQGIDATALRQIQRDAGVSNGSFFHHFPSKEVLAAAVYVDCVTRYQQALLKDLARYPDAESAVRGIVGMHLSWCTEHPEMARFLITMTEPAVHRAAAGELRLHNERFATAVQTWWRPHAHYGALRPLSPAHSQALWLGPAQELVRAWLLGNLADPPNTADAAILADAAWLCLRAGPAG, encoded by the coding sequence ATGGCCGGCACCCGGACAACCGCCCGTGCCGGCGGTGATCGGCGCGCGGCGATCACCGAGGCCGCGCTGAATCGGTTTCTCAGCCAAGGCATCGACGCCACCGCACTGCGGCAGATCCAGCGCGATGCCGGTGTCAGCAATGGCAGTTTTTTCCACCATTTCCCGAGCAAGGAAGTGCTGGCGGCGGCCGTCTACGTCGACTGCGTAACGCGTTACCAGCAGGCGTTGCTCAAGGATCTGGCGCGCTACCCGGATGCGGAGTCGGCGGTGCGCGGGATTGTCGGCATGCACCTGAGCTGGTGCACCGAGCACCCGGAGATGGCGCGATTTCTCATCACGATGACCGAGCCCGCCGTGCACCGCGCGGCCGCCGGCGAGCTGAGGTTGCACAACGAGCGCTTCGCGACCGCCGTGCAGACGTGGTGGCGCCCGCACGCTCACTACGGGGCGCTACGCCCCCTGAGCCCGGCGCACAGCCAGGCGCTCTGGCTGGGACCGGCCCAGGAGTTGGTGCGGGCCTGGTTGCTCGGCAACCTCGCCGACCCCCCGAATACCGCTGACGCGGCGATCCTTGCCGACGCGGCGTGGTTGTGCCTGCGGGCCGGCCCGGCCGGTTAG
- a CDS encoding DHA2 family efflux MFS transporter permease subunit produces the protein MRIQPVFRDHPILALAVICLSVFVISVDATIVNVALPTLSRQLGADTAQLQWIVDAYTLVMSGLLLSAGSLSDRYGRRGWLSAGLILFALTSALAAQVNSADTLIAARAAMGVGAAVIFPTTLGLITNIFTDPVPRAKAIGLWTAMVGVGVAVGPITGGWLLEHFSWGSIFLVNVPIAVAAMAGAILFVPTSRDPAAPRVDVPGLMLSAVGITALVYTIIEAPNWGWTSTRASGGFIAAAIVLVGFALWERRSSHPMLDVSVFANRRFSGGSLAVTAGFLTLFGFIFVITQYFQFIKDYTALQTGVRLLPVALSIALAAILGPRLVERVGTTAVVAAGLAVFAAGLAWASTADATTPYTQIALQMLLLGGGLGLTTAPATEAIMGSLPADRAGVGSAVNDTTRELGGTLGVAIAGSVFASVYSGQLGSASALATLPSDVRSAMKGSMAVAHKVIDQLPAGPAAGVRDAVNHAFLDGLQVATLVCAGIALAAAIVVGWLLPARAGQPTPAQTEPALAQA, from the coding sequence ATGCGTATTCAGCCCGTCTTCCGGGATCACCCGATCCTCGCGCTTGCCGTTATCTGCCTATCCGTCTTCGTGATCAGCGTGGACGCCACCATCGTCAACGTCGCCCTGCCCACGCTGTCGCGCCAACTGGGGGCAGATACCGCACAACTGCAGTGGATCGTCGACGCGTACACCCTGGTCATGTCGGGACTGCTGCTGTCGGCCGGCAGCCTTAGCGACCGCTACGGCAGGCGAGGCTGGCTCAGCGCCGGCCTCATCTTGTTCGCGCTCACTTCCGCCCTTGCCGCACAGGTGAATTCGGCGGATACGTTGATTGCGGCGCGCGCCGCCATGGGCGTCGGAGCCGCGGTCATCTTTCCGACCACGCTGGGATTGATCACCAACATCTTCACCGACCCGGTTCCGCGCGCCAAGGCGATCGGGCTGTGGACGGCCATGGTGGGCGTCGGGGTCGCCGTCGGACCGATCACCGGCGGCTGGCTGCTCGAACACTTCTCCTGGGGCTCGATCTTTTTGGTGAACGTTCCGATTGCGGTCGCAGCCATGGCCGGCGCCATCCTGTTCGTACCGACCTCCCGCGACCCGGCGGCACCCCGCGTCGACGTTCCCGGCCTGATGCTGTCCGCGGTCGGCATCACGGCGCTGGTCTACACCATCATCGAAGCGCCCAACTGGGGATGGACCAGCACCCGCGCCAGCGGCGGCTTCATCGCGGCGGCAATCGTTCTGGTGGGATTCGCGCTGTGGGAGCGGCGCAGCAGCCATCCGATGTTGGACGTATCGGTGTTCGCCAACCGCCGGTTCTCCGGTGGCAGCCTGGCGGTGACCGCGGGCTTTTTGACGCTGTTCGGGTTCATCTTCGTCATCACTCAGTACTTCCAATTCATCAAGGACTACACGGCATTGCAGACCGGGGTGCGGTTGCTACCGGTCGCCCTCTCGATTGCACTGGCCGCCATCCTGGGACCCCGCCTGGTGGAACGGGTGGGCACCACCGCCGTGGTCGCCGCCGGCTTGGCGGTGTTCGCCGCCGGGCTGGCGTGGGCGTCCACGGCCGACGCGACAACCCCGTATACCCAGATCGCACTGCAGATGCTGCTGCTGGGCGGCGGCCTGGGCCTCACCACCGCGCCGGCCACCGAGGCGATCATGGGATCGTTGCCGGCCGACAGGGCCGGAGTCGGCTCGGCGGTCAACGACACCACCCGCGAACTCGGCGGCACCCTCGGCGTCGCCATCGCGGGCAGCGTCTTCGCATCCGTCTACTCCGGCCAGCTCGGCTCGGCGTCGGCCTTGGCCACCCTCCCGTCCGACGTGCGTTCGGCCATGAAAGGTTCGATGGCGGTGGCGCACAAGGTGATCGACCAGTTGCCGGCCGGACCGGCCGCCGGGGTACGCGACGCCGTCAATCATGCGTTCCTGGACGGCCTGCAGGTCGCAACCCTGGTCTGCGCCGGCATCGCACTGGCAGCGGCGATCGTTGTCGGCTGGCTACTGCCGGCCCGGGCCGGGCAACCGACACCAGCACAGACCGAGCCGGCACTCGCGCAGGCCTAA
- a CDS encoding winged helix-turn-helix transcriptional regulator, giving the protein MSARNYNQNCPIARGLDILGERWTLLILRELVGGPRRYGDLRAELAGIATNLLAQRLAELQERGLVDRTELPPPIGRTVYTLSDGGWRRVLPVLQTLAWFGLDLIDPIDDSSVVSPLNGFLAGILLGFDPARAPGLAATYRAEIDGRRFEFAVERGRLGPARGAPTVTITAAALDLVTARLGADEATRKAALGRIDFDGDPGAIDALCTAFSLSGNSPRARGADSRS; this is encoded by the coding sequence GTGTCTGCCCGCAACTACAACCAGAACTGCCCCATCGCCCGCGGGCTCGACATCCTCGGGGAGCGGTGGACCTTGCTGATCCTGCGCGAGTTGGTCGGCGGGCCCCGCCGCTACGGCGACCTGCGCGCCGAGTTGGCCGGCATTGCCACCAACTTGCTGGCGCAGCGACTCGCCGAGCTCCAAGAGCGCGGGCTCGTCGACCGAACCGAATTGCCCCCGCCGATCGGGCGGACCGTCTACACCCTCAGCGACGGCGGCTGGCGGCGGGTGTTGCCGGTCTTGCAGACCCTCGCGTGGTTCGGCCTGGACCTCATTGATCCGATCGACGACTCGAGCGTGGTTTCGCCGTTGAACGGCTTCCTCGCCGGAATCCTGCTGGGCTTCGACCCGGCCCGCGCCCCGGGGTTGGCTGCGACCTACCGTGCCGAGATCGACGGGCGCCGTTTCGAGTTCGCGGTGGAGCGCGGTCGCCTCGGGCCCGCCCGCGGGGCCCCGACGGTGACGATCACCGCCGCTGCGCTAGACCTTGTCACGGCCCGTTTGGGGGCGGACGAAGCCACCCGAAAAGCGGCCCTGGGGCGGATCGACTTCGATGGCGACCCCGGCGCCATCGACGCGCTGTGCACCGCGTTTTCGTTGTCGGGGAATTCGCCGCGAGCCAGGGGCGCCGACAGCCGGTCCTAG
- the guaA gene encoding glutamine-hydrolyzing GMP synthase → MAEPVDLDVAGPVGRPVLVVDFGAQYAQLIARRVREARVFSEVIPHTTSIEEIKARDPLALVLSGGPASVYAPGAPQLDPALFDLGLPVFGICYGFQVMAQALGGTVAHTGTSEYGRTELKVLGGDLHSDLPDIQPVWMSHGDAVTAAPDGFEVVASSAGAAVAAFENRERRLAGVQYHPEVMHTPHGQQILGRFLHDFAGIGARWTPANIANALIEQVRTQIGDGHAICGLSGGVDSAVAAALVQRAIGDRLTCVFVDHGLLRAGERAQVERDFVAATKANLVTVDVADTFLAALSGVTDPEGKRKIIGRQFIRAFEGAVRDVLDGRDIEFLVQGTLYPDVVESGGGSGTANIKSHHNVGGLPDDLKFTLVEPLRLLFKDEVRAVGRELGLPEEIVARQPFPGPGLGIRIVGEVTGQRLDTLRRADSIAREELTAAGLDNQIWQCPVVLLADVRSVGVQGDNRTYGHPIVLRPVSSEDAMTADWTRVPFEVLERISTRITNEVPEVNRVVLDVTSKPPGTIEWE, encoded by the coding sequence GTGGCAGAACCCGTTGACCTCGATGTGGCTGGACCGGTGGGCCGGCCGGTGTTGGTGGTGGATTTCGGTGCGCAGTATGCGCAATTGATCGCCCGCCGGGTCCGGGAAGCGCGGGTGTTCTCGGAGGTGATCCCGCACACCACCTCGATCGAGGAGATCAAGGCCCGTGACCCGCTGGCGCTGGTGCTTTCCGGGGGGCCGGCCAGCGTGTATGCGCCGGGCGCTCCGCAGCTTGATCCGGCGCTGTTCGACCTGGGTCTGCCAGTGTTCGGTATCTGCTATGGCTTCCAGGTGATGGCACAGGCGCTCGGCGGAACGGTCGCTCATACCGGGACCAGCGAGTACGGCCGGACGGAGCTGAAAGTCCTTGGCGGCGACTTGCATTCAGACTTGCCCGACATCCAGCCGGTCTGGATGAGCCACGGTGACGCGGTCACCGCGGCCCCGGACGGATTCGAGGTCGTGGCCAGCAGCGCCGGTGCCGCGGTGGCCGCCTTCGAGAACCGGGAGCGACGCCTGGCCGGGGTGCAATATCACCCGGAGGTGATGCACACCCCGCACGGGCAACAGATCCTCGGCCGGTTTCTGCATGACTTCGCCGGGATCGGCGCCCGGTGGACCCCCGCCAATATCGCCAATGCGCTGATCGAGCAGGTACGCACGCAGATCGGCGATGGCCACGCCATCTGCGGACTGTCCGGTGGGGTGGATTCCGCGGTGGCCGCGGCGCTGGTGCAACGCGCCATCGGTGACCGGTTGACCTGTGTCTTCGTCGATCACGGGTTGTTGCGTGCCGGCGAGCGTGCGCAGGTGGAGCGCGACTTCGTGGCCGCGACCAAGGCCAATCTGGTCACCGTCGACGTGGCCGACACTTTCCTGGCGGCCCTGTCGGGTGTGACCGACCCCGAGGGCAAGCGCAAGATCATCGGTCGCCAGTTCATCCGGGCGTTCGAGGGCGCGGTGCGCGATGTGCTGGATGGCCGCGACATCGAGTTTCTGGTGCAGGGCACGCTGTATCCGGACGTGGTGGAATCCGGCGGAGGCAGCGGCACCGCCAACATCAAGAGCCACCACAATGTCGGCGGTCTGCCCGACGATCTGAAGTTCACCCTGGTCGAGCCGTTGCGGCTGCTGTTCAAGGACGAGGTGCGCGCGGTCGGGCGGGAGTTGGGTCTGCCGGAGGAGATCGTTGCGCGCCAACCTTTTCCGGGGCCGGGCCTGGGCATCCGGATCGTCGGGGAGGTCACCGGGCAGCGGCTGGACACGCTGCGTCGCGCCGACTCGATCGCACGCGAGGAGTTGACCGCGGCGGGCCTGGACAACCAGATCTGGCAGTGTCCGGTGGTGCTGCTGGCCGATGTCCGCTCGGTCGGAGTGCAGGGCGACAACCGCACCTACGGGCATCCGATCGTGCTGCGGCCGGTGTCCAGCGAGGACGCCATGACCGCTGACTGGACCCGGGTGCCCTTCGAGGTGCTCGAGCGCATCTCGACCCGCATCACCAACGAGGTGCCCGAGGTCAACCGCGTGGTGCTGGATGTCACCAGCAAGCCGCCGGGCACCATCGAGTGGGAATAA